CGGTCCTGTGTCCGTCGTGCTCGTCTTGGAGTCCCGCCCCAGCCTGGACACCGCCGCTCCGTGGCAGCCGGTGGCGACCAACACGATCCCGGGCACGAGTCAGTCCCAGTTGACCGACACCAGTGCCGGCGAGTCCGCCATCCGATTCTATCGCGTGCGATCACCCTGATTGGCCTTGTGCGACTTCCCGTTGATTGGGAGGGACTAAAAGGGCCTGAGCCTCGGGCAGATGTTCAAGGACGTGGGCCTGTTCGGGGCTGCGGGCATCGCCTTTATGCTGTGGCTGTTCTTCAAGGACAACCTCGGCGGCATTCTAGGGTCCCTCACGGGCAATGAATTCTTCGGCGGTTCTGCCTGGGCCATCCTGACCACCGCGGTTGATTTCCAATGATGCCATTCATTAGCGCTTGACAGAATGTATCACTGTACGGTAACAGACAAACAGTAGCCCCCACTGAAAATGAACACCCGTATCCATTCCACCGATGAACTCCACCATTCGAACCTCCGACGCCGGTCATTGGTCTGCCGGCCGGCTGCCGGGCTTGCTCGTGCTCGCCGGGGTCCTGCTTACGAGCGGTCCGGCACTTCACGGCCATTCCGGGCCTGCCATTCATGAAGCGGCGCCTCCATTGCCAGCACCCGGCTTTCCTGGTTCGCCGGCGCTGTCTGCGTCCGCGCCTCCGTTGGCGCCCCCGGAAGCCGGGGCTGCGGATTGGGCGTTGGGTCCGGTAGCCCTCGACACCCGGTCGCTGCACGCCGAATCCCGGGCATCGGACCCGTCCATCGCCGCAGCGACCGATCCCGGGCAGCCGGGCACCGGCCTGCGGTCGGAGCCGGAGCGTCCGCTGCTCAAACCGGTGCTGAACCAGGTCATCACCGAGGGAATTCCGGTGCTGCGCGTCCGGTGGCTTGAGGCGGATCCCGGCAGAGGGGTTCGCCTGGAAGCAACGACTGCGGACGGCAATCGAACGGTGCGGGTCAACATCCTGCGGGACGGAGGACCGGTCCTTTTGGAACTGATCCCGGTGGTGCGCAATCTCTCCACCCCGGCGCGGACGACGGTGACGCTGACAGCCATCCTTCAGGGCGTCTCCCAAACAACCCATTTCGTGGTCACCATACACCCCCGGGATTTCTCGCCCATCGAGCCCCGAAGGTCGCCGGGCCCGGCCGGATGGAGTCTCCCGCAGGTTCCCCGATTCCCACCGCTTCCGTTGGCGGCTGCGGCCCATCGCCTTTTCTGGGTGGATGTGACCTTGGACGGCTACCCGGACTTGGCGACCGCTGTTGATGGCGCCGTCACCATGAATCCTTTTGCCCGATCGTTCAGCGGCACCCAGCCGATTTCCCGGGCGGATCCGGGGCCGCTTCAGGTCATGGCATGGGGCGACATGGACGGCGACGGAGTTCCCGATGCATTTGTGTCGGGTCCGCGTCTGATGGGCACGTTTCGCACCCGGCGCAACCGGGTCACGCCCTTCTTTGACCGGGTCACCAATCACCTGGAGGAGATTGCGGTGCAGGGGGCGTCCTGGGTGGATCTTGACGGCAACGGGACACTGGACCTCGTGTACTCCGGGGTGGCCGCCGATGAAAGCCGCCGGGTGGTTGTCGCCCTCAACGACGGTTCGGGAAAGTTGACGATGGTTTCGCACGATCTTCCGCCGGCAGGCGGGCCAATCGTTGCAGCGGACTTCAACCAGGACGGCCGCCCCGACCTGGTGCTGTTCAGCCGGTTGAATCCCGGAGGCAACCCGAGAGTTCAGTTCAACCGTGGCGGTGGTGTGTTTGAAGCAGGGCCGGTGGTGCCGGCGCTGCATCCCGTGACCGCCGCCGGGGCTCTCGACATCAACGGTGACGGGGTGACCGACCTGTGGCTGGTGGAGGATCCGCAGGGCGATCCCCGGCAGCGCGCGCTCCGGGTGCTGGTGCAGCGGGCGGGTCACTTTGTGGAATCGTACCGGGTGGGCGCGAGGGACTTTGCCACCGCCGCGGCTCCGGCCTGGGGGGATATGGATCATGACGGATGGCCGGACTTTGTGGCCCCGTATGAGGAGCTGGTGCTGCAGGCCTTCGGACGCGAAACCACCACGAATCACTTCGCCGTGTACCACAACCGCGGCGAAGGCCGGTTCGAGCGCGGACGGTTTCTCTTTGCCGGTCCGCCCCCATCGTCCACGGCCAGCGCGAGTTTTGTTCCGGTCGCGGCCGACTCGAACCTGGACGGCGCGCTCGACATCGTCGGTTACGAAGACGGATTCCGGATCTTCTTCAATCATCAACGGCAACCCAACCTGCCACCCGATGCCCCCTCGGGACTCCGGGCCTTCGACATGGGGGACGAGGTGCTGATGTTCTGGAACGTTGCAAGGGATCCCAACCAGACCACACCGCTGACCTACAATGTCCGCGCGGGCAGTTCGCCTGGTGCGCACGATCTCGTCTCAGCCCAGTCCCTCCCGGATGGCACCCGGCTTCTCCCGCAGGCCGGCAACGCGGGCCATCTGCTGACGTTCCAGTTCCGCCTGCCGCGTCCGGACATCAATCGTGTGTACTGGTCGGTGCAGGCCGTGGACGCCAGCATGTCCGGCGGTCCGTTCGCACCAGAACTCAGCCTTGCAGTTGGACGGCCGGACAACCGGCCTCCAGGCATCCTTGCCCCCTCGGTGTTCGTTCTCGCCGAGGACACGGCCGGGTATTTCGACATCGAGGTCAGCGACGATCTCACACCGGCCGGGGCCATCGAGGTTCGTGTCGAAACGGACCGGGGCGAACTGTTCGCCCGGCCACCCGCGGTGCAGCGTCCACCCACGGACGAAGACGGATCCGTGCGCCGGGTGACGTTGATCCCGGCACGCGACGCCTCGGGCAACGCCACATTGACGATTGTTGCCATGGACCGGAACGGGGCGGAGACACGAAGGCAGGTCTCGGTTCTCGTTCTGGAGGACAACGACCGGCCCACGATCACCGCGCAGATCGCCGGCCCCCAGTACCTGGGTCGTCCGATCACCGGGGTGGTGTGGGTCGGGGACGTCGAGACACCGCCGGACG
The DNA window shown above is from Verrucomicrobiia bacterium and carries:
- a CDS encoding VCBS repeat-containing protein; the protein is MNSTIRTSDAGHWSAGRLPGLLVLAGVLLTSGPALHGHSGPAIHEAAPPLPAPGFPGSPALSASAPPLAPPEAGAADWALGPVALDTRSLHAESRASDPSIAAATDPGQPGTGLRSEPERPLLKPVLNQVITEGIPVLRVRWLEADPGRGVRLEATTADGNRTVRVNILRDGGPVLLELIPVVRNLSTPARTTVTLTAILQGVSQTTHFVVTIHPRDFSPIEPRRSPGPAGWSLPQVPRFPPLPLAAAAHRLFWVDVTLDGYPDLATAVDGAVTMNPFARSFSGTQPISRADPGPLQVMAWGDMDGDGVPDAFVSGPRLMGTFRTRRNRVTPFFDRVTNHLEEIAVQGASWVDLDGNGTLDLVYSGVAADESRRVVVALNDGSGKLTMVSHDLPPAGGPIVAADFNQDGRPDLVLFSRLNPGGNPRVQFNRGGGVFEAGPVVPALHPVTAAGALDINGDGVTDLWLVEDPQGDPRQRALRVLVQRAGHFVESYRVGARDFATAAAPAWGDMDHDGWPDFVAPYEELVLQAFGRETTTNHFAVYHNRGEGRFERGRFLFAGPPPSSTASASFVPVAADSNLDGALDIVGYEDGFRIFFNHQRQPNLPPDAPSGLRAFDMGDEVLMFWNVARDPNQTTPLTYNVRAGSSPGAHDLVSAQSLPDGTRLLPQAGNAGHLLTFQFRLPRPDINRVYWSVQAVDASMSGGPFAPELSLAVGRPDNRPPGILAPSVFVLAEDTAGYFDIEVSDDLTPAGAIEVRVETDRGELFARPPAVQRPPTDEDGSVRRVTLIPARDASGNATLTIVAMDRNGAETRRQVSVLVLEDNDRPTITAQIAGPQYLGRPITGVVWVGDVETPPDALRITARSSEPSLVPDAQIVVSGSGAERSLRITPLRPEPGRVVITLTVTDADGLSDSVDLIGLWQAQLLDSERLAGPVSGLTSPQWVDFDADGRLDLIGIGPGSPSEVSVWRLGEDGTWSEALRHDTGMPIGSLHLWDFDGDGDVDLLVAAPPGSVGAEGVTLVVLENEDGRIGQSIRLRSVDSFQTLAIFDADADGDPDIVAARSGTELELWRHPGGPLLGDASDHWSPMPLVNPRSLTAGITGSSSMEGLLPADLDGDGRLDLIVTRDASAASSRSRWLRQQPDGQFIVEPPRWVPTSRALGWTDFSNDGAPDLLVEFPLNTGVRVNRLYPDGAGSVDFLVGSGSGPLGDLDGDGFEDLLVTFRGARDVSLVSNLTRTPYRVLPQLESLARFTSLLPADVSADGRLELLGVSPDGLELIRNLGAPTNTPPSVPTGLRVERLDDDTVELVWTAARDREQAGGLSYGVRMGTTPGGHDVVPAVARADGIALVPGRGNAGWRGRFLIAGLRAGETYHWSVQAVDSGFARSAFAPEVSFTLNARPTISRLADVVLPVGAGPQELAFQVADLETPSEALEVTVASSNPVLLPASRVQITGSGADRRVVFELKPDRAGTADVTVRVTDADAQVTDRSFTVFVPSPDGWATRAVRTLEVPAGGELPFVLSEFDPEGDFQSYRISLRPRHGRLIVEPDGTQVRYQPDTGFLGQDTLEFIASTPGSWNAWGQVRLQVIPAHRLHPELRLGSFGVPSRLRLVLRAREGVTLRLEHSRDLRNWQSLGEHRMPQDEALLVDPPAPSDVLPQFFRLLRVDN